From Candidatus Bathyarchaeota archaeon, a single genomic window includes:
- a CDS encoding 30S ribosomal protein S7, with amino-acid sequence MSGEAQKTQSPKLFGEWSFDEVKVRDMGLQRYLSLNPTYLPHSGGKHEARRFKKSEMNIVERLINGLMRPGSSGGEKARTTNIVKNAFKIINLKTGRNPIEVLVRAIENAAPNEDTTRISYGGVVYRLAVDISPQRRIDLALRYIIQGAKATAFSNRKTLDEVLAEQIIGAANGDPNNFAIKRRLELERVALSSR; translated from the coding sequence GAGCTTCGATGAGGTGAAGGTTAGGGATATGGGGCTTCAGAGATATCTCAGCCTTAACCCCACATATTTACCCCACTCAGGCGGTAAACATGAGGCTCGAAGATTCAAAAAGTCTGAGATGAACATCGTGGAGAGGCTTATAAATGGGCTCATGCGCCCCGGGAGCAGCGGGGGGGAGAAGGCCAGAACCACAAACATCGTTAAAAACGCGTTCAAGATAATCAATCTCAAGACGGGGCGGAATCCCATAGAGGTCCTCGTTAGGGCGATAGAGAACGCAGCCCCAAATGAGGATACAACGAGGATAAGCTATGGAGGCGTAGTCTATAGGCTGGCTGTCGATATATCCCCCCAGAGAAGGATAGATCTGGCCCTCAGATACATAATCCAGGGAGCGAAGGCCACAGCCTTCAGCAACAGAAAAACCCTCGATGAGGTCTTGGCGGAGCAGATAATAGGGGCTGCGAATGGGGACCCAAACAACTTCGCCATAAAGAGGAGGCTGGAGCTTGAGAGGGTCGCCCTCTCCTCTAGGTGA
- a CDS encoding UbiA family prenyltransferase has translation MKLTPILRLMRPVNCIMMGSAVVVGAAIVGLDRFPSEWIDIALGFTTAFSLTGCSMAFNDYFDREIDAINEPSRPIPSGEIKPTRALQISLGLSLLGLTAASVTGPTLLVLSLISLALMILYSTKGKRLGLMGNLLVSMCIAIPFIYGGILIGGSPPPTSILFSLMAFLSNTGREVNKGIVDIEGDKARGVRTVAVSRGSRGAAQVASAFYISSVAISILPKLFGLVSSLYDLPVAIADGGLIYSSYSLLRNPSRENSRRIKNLVLLWMSIGMFGFFAGGLT, from the coding sequence TTGAAGCTCACCCCCATCCTTCGACTTATGAGGCCCGTGAACTGTATAATGATGGGCTCCGCCGTTGTGGTTGGCGCAGCGATAGTTGGATTGGATCGATTCCCTAGCGAGTGGATAGATATTGCACTAGGATTCACGACAGCCTTTTCTCTCACCGGCTGCTCTATGGCTTTCAACGACTACTTTGATAGGGAGATAGACGCCATAAATGAGCCAAGCCGCCCCATCCCAAGTGGAGAAATCAAACCCACAAGAGCTCTCCAGATATCGTTAGGCCTGAGCCTTCTGGGATTGACCGCGGCTTCCGTGACAGGGCCTACCCTCCTAGTTCTATCTCTAATATCATTGGCGCTCATGATCCTTTACTCTACAAAGGGGAAGAGGCTCGGATTGATGGGGAACCTCCTCGTGAGCATGTGTATAGCTATACCCTTCATCTATGGAGGTATCCTCATTGGAGGGAGCCCACCCCCCACCTCCATCTTGTTCTCCCTGATGGCCTTCCTCTCCAACACTGGGAGGGAGGTGAATAAGGGTATAGTGGATATCGAGGGGGATAAAGCAAGGGGGGTCAGGACGGTCGCGGTCTCGAGGGGATCCAGAGGGGCCGCTCAAGTAGCCTCCGCCTTCTACATCTCTTCGGTGGCAATCTCCATACTGCCAAAGCTCTTTGGATTGGTCTCCTCACTATATGACCTCCCAGTTGCGATAGCAGATGGGGGGTTGATCTACTCCTCTTACTCCCTCCTGAGAAACCCCAGCAGGGAGAACAGCAGGAGGATAAAAAACCTAGTCCTATTATGGATGTCCATAGGGATGTTTGGATTCTTCGCCGGAGGCTTGACTTGA
- a CDS encoding ABC transporter ATP-binding protein, with amino-acid sequence MSLDIIIELEDLARYYTIGGEVIKALDGVNLEIGRGEYLSIVGPSGSGKTTLFNLIGGLDRPTRGRVYIDGVDISRLDAYELAWLRCRKIGYIFQTFNLIPVLTALENVALPTVFAGVPRDEGLKRAEKLLASVGLGDRLHHRPSELSAGQQQRVAIARAMANDPEIILADEPTGNLDLNTGMEIISLLQGLNKTRGMTLISATHDLKMIKASDRIVYIRDGKIERIERG; translated from the coding sequence TTGAGCCTTGACATAATAATAGAGCTGGAGGACCTCGCCAGGTACTACACCATTGGAGGTGAGGTCATAAAGGCCCTTGATGGGGTGAACCTGGAGATAGGGAGGGGCGAATACCTCTCCATCGTGGGCCCCTCAGGCTCAGGCAAGACCACCCTCTTCAACCTCATAGGCGGACTAGACAGGCCGACCAGAGGGAGGGTCTACATCGATGGGGTCGACATATCTAGGCTCGACGCCTATGAGCTCGCCTGGCTCAGGTGCCGCAAGATAGGATACATATTCCAGACCTTCAACCTCATCCCAGTTCTGACAGCCCTAGAGAATGTGGCGTTGCCAACCGTGTTCGCTGGGGTTCCGAGGGACGAGGGGCTCAAGAGGGCTGAAAAGCTACTCGCATCGGTCGGCCTGGGGGATAGACTCCACCACAGGCCGTCGGAGCTGTCAGCGGGGCAGCAGCAGAGAGTGGCAATAGCGCGAGCCATGGCAAACGACCCGGAGATAATCCTGGCCGATGAGCCGACTGGAAACCTAGACCTGAACACGGGGATGGAGATAATAAGCCTCCTCCAGGGGTTGAACAAGACTAGGGGAATGACCCTGATATCCGCAACCCACGATCTTAAGATGATCAAGGCAAGCGACAGAATAGTCTATATCAGGGATGGTAAGATAGAGAGGATCGAGAGGGGTTAG
- a CDS encoding FtsX-like permease family protein: MDAFQQAFGLPGVLSTKSYQYWMMLVALTVSVVCITNTMLIAVYERYREIGTMKCLGALDRHILMLFLSEAIIEGFIGGAAGLVFGLSLTSIYTVVTSGFGVLLSAPGDRLLALSLGSILLSLGLSLGGVIYPAYRASRLLPVEALRFEP, encoded by the coding sequence TTGGACGCCTTCCAGCAGGCTTTCGGATTACCTGGAGTCCTATCAACGAAGAGCTATCAGTACTGGATGATGTTGGTCGCCCTAACAGTCTCCGTCGTCTGCATCACGAACACCATGCTGATCGCAGTCTACGAGAGGTATAGAGAGATCGGGACCATGAAGTGTCTAGGCGCCCTAGATAGGCATATCCTCATGCTCTTCCTATCCGAGGCGATCATAGAGGGGTTTATCGGGGGGGCAGCCGGACTGGTCTTCGGCCTATCTCTAACATCTATCTACACCGTAGTAACCTCAGGTTTCGGAGTCCTCCTCTCAGCTCCTGGAGACAGGCTCCTAGCATTATCCCTGGGCTCGATACTCCTCTCCTTGGGTCTAAGCCTTGGTGGAGTTATCTACCCGGCATACAGGGCTTCAAGGCTGCTACCGGTGGAGGCCCTTAGATTTGAGCCTTGA
- a CDS encoding threonine/serine dehydratase encodes MLLGLREIYRARGRLRGRLRVTPIERSHFLEELCGADVYLKLENQQVTGSFKVRGAMNKMLTLPREERERGVVAASSGNHAQGVGYVAKELGVEATVIVPKNTPKVKIEAIRRYGVKLVVHGDEYIEAERYARAIERDEGKIFISPYNDPEVIAGQGTIGLEMLEEIPELDVIIVPVGGGGLISGIACAVKGFSERVEVVGVQSVASPVMYESIRRGRIVEMELKESIAEGLHGGIEEGSITFDICRRLVDEFILVEEGSIREAIRTLACQQRQVAEGAGAAGVAAILENRDRFRGRKVGVVVSGGNIEGELLQEILADLPGGEATYIPPRKVYKQRDEERFH; translated from the coding sequence ATGTTGTTGGGGCTTAGGGAGATTTATAGGGCCAGAGGGCGTCTCCGGGGAAGGCTCAGGGTGACCCCTATTGAGCGTTCGCATTTCCTCGAGGAGCTCTGCGGGGCTGATGTATACCTGAAGCTGGAGAATCAACAGGTCACCGGCTCCTTCAAGGTGAGGGGCGCGATGAACAAGATGCTCACCCTGCCAAGGGAGGAGAGGGAGAGGGGAGTCGTCGCGGCATCCTCTGGAAACCACGCTCAAGGGGTCGGATACGTGGCTAAGGAGCTCGGTGTCGAGGCCACAGTGATTGTCCCTAAAAATACTCCAAAGGTGAAGATTGAGGCGATTAGGAGATATGGAGTCAAACTTGTTGTGCATGGAGACGAGTACATCGAGGCTGAGAGGTATGCCAGGGCCATTGAAAGGGATGAGGGGAAGATCTTCATCTCGCCCTACAATGACCCAGAGGTAATCGCAGGTCAGGGAACCATAGGCCTCGAGATGCTGGAGGAGATACCAGAGCTGGATGTGATCATCGTCCCAGTTGGGGGTGGTGGACTCATATCAGGTATTGCATGTGCCGTGAAGGGATTCTCAGAGCGTGTCGAGGTTGTAGGAGTCCAGTCGGTCGCCTCTCCAGTCATGTACGAGAGCATAAGGAGGGGGAGGATAGTAGAGATGGAGCTGAAGGAATCCATAGCTGAGGGCCTCCATGGAGGTATAGAGGAAGGCTCGATAACCTTCGACATATGCCGGCGCCTAGTCGACGAGTTCATATTGGTTGAGGAGGGCTCGATAAGGGAGGCTATAAGGACTCTGGCATGCCAGCAGCGTCAGGTGGCTGAGGGGGCTGGGGCCGCGGGGGTGGCGGCCATACTTGAGAACCGGGATAGATTTAGGGGGAGGAAGGTTGGGGTCGTAGTGAGCGGAGGAAACATCGAGGGAGAGCTGCTCCAAGAGATATTGGCGGACCTCCCAGGGGGAGAGGCCACATATATACCCCCTCGGAAGGTTTATAAGCAGAGGGATGAGGAGCGCTTTCATTAG
- a CDS encoding nucleoside hydrolase, with the protein MRFLSHVIIDTDPGVDDALALILALRSPEIKVEAVTTVVGNVSQDKAHRNALKILEFLDAGGIPVAWGAHKPLLREASCAEEVHGESGLGEAILPEPRIKPPQPSAVKLIIEKAYELGKGLTLVALGPLTNVASAILAEPGIVDMLAGLVLMGGAYNLTPYGYGNVTPVAEFNIWHDPEAARIVFESGVPLKAVGLDITANPSNSLNLDRYREIEELGTRRSRLVADLCRGLMKRFGLVQLHDPIAVAVASNPDLAETGRFFVEVETAGLLTRGQTVLDRRPRQSLRRKPNVEVCLSLDSEGFMELFMERVVYE; encoded by the coding sequence GTGCGCTTTTTGAGCCATGTGATAATAGATACTGATCCGGGCGTGGACGACGCCTTAGCCCTCATCCTGGCTCTTAGATCCCCCGAGATAAAGGTTGAGGCCGTGACGACGGTCGTGGGTAACGTCTCCCAGGATAAGGCCCATCGCAACGCCCTCAAGATACTCGAGTTCCTAGATGCTGGTGGGATACCCGTCGCATGGGGAGCCCATAAACCCCTCCTCAGGGAGGCCTCCTGCGCCGAGGAGGTCCATGGGGAGAGCGGCTTGGGCGAGGCCATCCTGCCGGAGCCAAGGATTAAACCCCCCCAACCCTCCGCCGTAAAGTTGATCATAGAGAAGGCTTATGAATTGGGAAAAGGGCTGACCCTGGTCGCTTTAGGCCCCTTAACGAACGTGGCCTCAGCGATACTAGCCGAGCCCGGGATCGTTGATATGTTGGCAGGCCTCGTGCTCATGGGGGGTGCATACAACCTAACCCCATATGGTTATGGGAATGTCACACCCGTGGCCGAGTTCAACATATGGCATGACCCCGAGGCGGCGAGGATAGTCTTCGAATCTGGAGTTCCATTAAAGGCGGTTGGGCTCGATATCACGGCCAACCCCTCAAACAGCCTAAACCTAGACCGCTACCGGGAGATAGAGGAATTGGGAACTCGGAGGTCACGCCTGGTGGCAGATCTATGCAGGGGGTTAATGAAGAGGTTCGGCCTTGTACAGCTCCATGATCCAATAGCTGTAGCCGTGGCGTCGAACCCCGATCTAGCGGAGACGGGGAGGTTTTTCGTCGAGGTAGAGACCGCAGGGCTTCTTACGCGGGGTCAAACGGTTCTAGATAGGCGCCCTCGCCAATCCTTGAGAAGGAAGCCTAATGTAGAGGTCTGCCTGAGCCTCGACTCGGAGGGGTTTATGGAGCTCTTCATGGAACGAGTGGTGTATGAGTGA
- a CDS encoding YbaK/EbsC family protein: MKRGAEDVRRFLRERKVEAEIRELSESTRTSRMAAEALGCDIAQIAKSIVFIDGDATVVVVSGDKRVDEGKLSNLIGRKVYLADAEDVRRYTGYVIGGVPPFPHGEGVRVLLDSSLKRFEHVWTAAGTPNSVFKIRVEDLKAILNTDFVDVSRG; encoded by the coding sequence ATGAAGCGCGGCGCTGAAGATGTGAGGAGGTTCTTAAGGGAGAGAAAGGTCGAGGCTGAGATAAGGGAACTCAGCGAGTCGACCCGAACCTCTAGGATGGCAGCCGAGGCTTTGGGGTGTGACATCGCTCAGATAGCGAAGAGTATAGTCTTCATAGACGGGGATGCCACCGTCGTGGTCGTATCTGGGGATAAGAGGGTCGATGAGGGTAAGCTCTCCAACCTCATCGGGAGGAAGGTCTACCTAGCCGACGCTGAGGACGTGAGGAGGTATACGGGGTATGTGATAGGAGGGGTTCCACCCTTCCCCCACGGGGAGGGCGTCAGGGTCCTATTGGATAGCTCGTTGAAGAGGTTTGAACATGTGTGGACAGCCGCTGGAACCCCCAACTCGGTCTTCAAGATCAGGGTTGAGGACCTCAAAGCCATCCTAAATACAGATTTCGTCGACGTCTCAAGGGGATGA
- a CDS encoding aminotransferase class V-fold PLP-dependent enzyme, translating into MGIYDELGVRRVINASGTMTHLGGSIPDPRVLDAMKEASQSFVIMMELIEKSGEFLAKVTGAEAGLVTSGASAALVLGTAACLMRGTALERFDPKPYERLALDREWMELIQSLPSPSQPRNEVIIQKAHRNPYDHAFKVAGCRLVVVGGDKGCTPEEIEAAINERTAAVAFTARMEDVGLSLRTVADLAHRHGVPVIVDAAAELPPRSNLRRYLEEGADLVAFSGGKHIGGPNGTGILVGKKNLIRLATLQAAPYRGIGRAMKVDRSQIVGLITALKLWLERDEEEEFQGWLRKADWIKEQLSGARGVSSSIVESDARRRYVQTLITLEENLKASDLVINLRKGDPSIWVNYIEPNKIGIDPSLLRDGEEGILVSALKREIERHL; encoded by the coding sequence ATGGGTATCTATGATGAGTTGGGCGTGAGGAGGGTCATAAACGCCAGCGGGACTATGACCCACCTCGGGGGCTCGATACCGGATCCTAGAGTCTTGGATGCGATGAAGGAAGCCTCCCAGAGCTTCGTCATCATGATGGAGCTCATAGAGAAGTCCGGGGAGTTTCTGGCCAAGGTGACTGGGGCCGAGGCTGGTCTGGTGACCTCAGGTGCCTCGGCAGCCCTGGTCTTGGGCACAGCCGCATGTCTCATGAGGGGAACCGCCCTTGAGAGGTTCGACCCGAAGCCCTATGAGCGCCTAGCCCTCGACAGGGAATGGATGGAGCTGATACAGAGCCTCCCCAGCCCCTCCCAGCCAAGAAACGAGGTTATTATCCAGAAGGCCCACAGAAACCCATACGACCACGCCTTCAAGGTGGCTGGATGTAGGCTTGTGGTCGTCGGCGGGGATAAGGGTTGTACCCCTGAGGAGATAGAGGCGGCGATAAACGAGAGGACGGCGGCCGTAGCCTTCACCGCAAGGATGGAGGACGTGGGGCTCTCCCTAAGAACCGTTGCCGATCTCGCTCATAGGCATGGGGTTCCGGTGATAGTGGACGCAGCCGCTGAGCTTCCTCCGAGATCCAACCTGAGGAGATATCTAGAGGAAGGCGCAGATCTAGTGGCCTTCAGCGGAGGCAAGCATATAGGCGGGCCTAACGGAACCGGGATCCTTGTAGGGAAGAAGAATCTTATAAGACTTGCAACGCTCCAGGCCGCTCCATACCGGGGGATTGGGAGGGCGATGAAGGTGGACAGGAGCCAGATAGTAGGCCTGATCACCGCCCTGAAGCTCTGGCTTGAGAGAGATGAGGAGGAGGAGTTCCAAGGTTGGCTGAGGAAGGCGGATTGGATAAAGGAACAGCTCAGCGGGGCCAGAGGGGTCTCATCATCTATAGTTGAATCCGATGCTAGGAGGAGGTATGTCCAAACCCTTATCACCTTAGAGGAGAACCTGAAGGCTTCAGATCTCGTAATCAACCTGAGGAAGGGGGATCCGAGCATATGGGTCAACTACATCGAGCCTAACAAGATCGGAATAGATCCATCCCTCCTGAGGGATGGGGAGGAGGGGATACTCGTCTCGGCCTTGAAGAGAGAGATCGAGCGCCACCTCTAA
- a CDS encoding HD domain-containing protein, translating into MFDESVFEMIKRRGEEYLRFSHHDRYHVERVHRMAMRIAAEEGADMDVVRAAALLHDVARAMEDEGVVEDHAAEGAKIAEGILRDVGFPEEKISRVVDCIRIHRFKRGDYAGSVEAGILQDADRLDALGAIGIARVFARGGWENKPIHDPSIPPKERYDGESLTSVNHIYEKILRLREELNTDTARRISEERHRFVKQFLERFLREWEAEI; encoded by the coding sequence ATGTTTGACGAATCTGTTTTTGAGATGATAAAGAGAAGGGGTGAAGAATACCTAAGATTTTCCCATCATGACAGATATCACGTTGAGAGGGTTCATAGGATGGCGATGAGGATAGCCGCGGAGGAGGGAGCGGACATGGATGTTGTTAGGGCGGCGGCACTGCTCCACGACGTGGCCAGGGCTATGGAGGATGAGGGGGTGGTGGAGGACCATGCGGCCGAGGGGGCAAAGATAGCTGAGGGGATCCTCAGAGATGTCGGGTTTCCCGAGGAGAAGATATCGAGGGTTGTAGACTGCATAAGGATCCACAGGTTCAAGAGGGGGGATTATGCTGGAAGTGTCGAGGCTGGGATCCTTCAGGATGCTGACAGGCTTGACGCCCTTGGGGCTATAGGTATAGCCAGGGTCTTCGCTAGAGGTGGCTGGGAGAACAAGCCCATCCATGACCCATCTATCCCTCCAAAGGAGAGATATGACGGAGAGTCCCTTACCTCTGTAAACCACATATACGAGAAGATCCTGAGGTTAAGGGAGGAGCTGAACACGGATACGGCGAGGAGGATCAGTGAGGAGAGGCACAGGTTTGTGAAGCAGTTCCTAGAGAGGTTTTTGAGGGAGTGGGAGGCGGAGATATAA
- a CDS encoding ATP-grasp domain-containing protein, with product MERVGVLVVSYGSREAAIVEALKRSEEYRVDLYIVDRQRNPFNLARAKEHIVVPNLDVDRILSFAERFKGEIDFGIVGPEKPIIEGVRNLVEVRAGIPIICPTREFAIEGSKVAQRLLFQDVVPEANPRFRVFSPSDYPSVDEAKRELEKWLDELDNRVAVKPDAPAAGKGVGVWGDHFTSREQVLEHFTSNYREGAVIVEERLEGEESSFQALCDGEHLIPLPETRDYKRAFDGDMGPNTGGMGSYKDVGDCLPFMTREDREREEEIVERIFRKLKGRGRNPGLMGMPFYVAFMHTREGPKILENNSRFGDPEILNILPILKDDFVEVCYRILEGNLKDVEVEDKATVATYKVPPSYGGYIEIYPEKVRAEEIGSPIILEEAERLESLYEGRMRIYPGSVELRDGRIYALRSRAICVVGIGDTIEEARSISLEGINAIKGGGLWNRRDIGSREHIERSVAHMERLRGFRPGNR from the coding sequence ATGGAACGGGTTGGAGTTTTAGTTGTATCCTATGGCTCTAGGGAGGCTGCCATAGTTGAGGCCCTAAAGAGGAGCGAGGAGTATAGAGTTGATCTATACATCGTTGACAGGCAGAGGAATCCATTCAACCTCGCTAGGGCTAAGGAGCACATTGTCGTCCCAAACCTAGATGTGGACCGGATCCTGAGTTTTGCAGAGAGGTTTAAGGGGGAGATAGACTTCGGGATAGTCGGGCCTGAGAAGCCAATTATCGAAGGCGTCAGGAACCTCGTTGAGGTGAGGGCTGGCATCCCCATCATCTGCCCCACTAGGGAGTTCGCCATTGAAGGGAGCAAGGTTGCCCAGAGGCTCCTCTTCCAAGATGTCGTCCCTGAGGCTAATCCGAGGTTCAGGGTCTTCAGCCCCTCAGACTACCCCAGCGTCGATGAAGCTAAGAGGGAGCTTGAGAAATGGCTGGATGAGCTGGATAACAGGGTTGCGGTCAAGCCAGATGCCCCGGCCGCTGGGAAGGGGGTTGGGGTCTGGGGAGACCACTTCACATCGAGGGAGCAGGTATTGGAACACTTCACCTCGAACTATAGGGAGGGGGCGGTGATAGTTGAGGAGAGATTGGAGGGGGAGGAGTCAAGCTTCCAAGCCCTCTGCGACGGGGAGCATCTCATCCCACTGCCGGAGACAAGGGATTATAAGAGGGCCTTCGACGGCGATATGGGACCCAATACCGGGGGGATGGGCTCATACAAAGATGTCGGGGACTGCCTGCCCTTCATGACGAGGGAGGATAGGGAGAGGGAGGAGGAGATCGTAGAGAGGATATTCAGGAAGCTCAAGGGGAGGGGCAGGAACCCGGGCTTGATGGGGATGCCCTTCTACGTTGCCTTCATGCACACCCGGGAAGGCCCAAAGATATTGGAGAACAACAGCAGGTTCGGGGACCCAGAGATCCTTAACATACTCCCCATATTGAAGGACGACTTTGTAGAGGTTTGTTACAGGATCCTTGAAGGAAACCTTAAGGATGTCGAGGTTGAGGATAAGGCCACAGTCGCCACATACAAGGTCCCCCCATCCTACGGGGGATACATAGAGATCTATCCCGAGAAGGTGAGGGCAGAGGAGATTGGATCTCCTATAATTTTGGAAGAGGCTGAGAGGCTGGAATCCCTTTACGAGGGCAGGATGAGGATCTATCCGGGATCAGTTGAGTTGAGGGATGGAAGGATCTACGCCCTGAGGTCAAGGGCCATCTGCGTAGTTGGCATAGGGGATACAATAGAGGAGGCGAGGAGTATATCCCTTGAAGGGATTAACGCAATAAAGGGAGGAGGACTATGGAACAGAAGGGATATAGGCTCTAGGGAACATATTGAGAGGAGCGTCGCCCATATGGAGAGGCTCAGAGGCTTTAGGCCTGGAAACCGATAA